A stretch of Cellulosilyticum sp. I15G10I2 DNA encodes these proteins:
- a CDS encoding prepilin peptidase, whose amino-acid sequence MTILFILLFGMIIGSFLNVCIYRIPKETSIVFPGSHCTNCNHSLGYMDLIPVISFLILKGKCRYCGHKIASRYMLIELLTGVLFGIVYLKFGLSIETIMYAVFAAVLVTLTMIDIDHMLLPTKIIMFGVGVGIVFRVMQAVIYQDMMLVGSAVLAAGLGYGLFGMLFYGAKLLLKKEGLGFGDVRLMGMLGLYLSVNLLFFTMFIASLLASFYGIVLFYRKKASEPFPFGPFLNIAALLALFYGDRIIGWYLGFIGF is encoded by the coding sequence TTGACTATATTATTTATCTTATTATTTGGAATGATTATAGGAAGTTTTCTAAATGTATGCATCTATCGTATACCAAAAGAAACAAGTATTGTTTTTCCAGGTTCTCACTGCACGAATTGTAATCATTCATTAGGATATATGGATCTCATACCAGTTATTAGTTTTTTGATACTAAAAGGTAAATGCAGATATTGCGGGCATAAGATTGCCAGTCGCTATATGCTTATTGAACTATTGACAGGCGTGCTATTTGGCATAGTGTATTTGAAATTTGGGCTAAGTATAGAAACTATAATGTATGCTGTTTTTGCAGCAGTACTTGTAACGCTTACAATGATTGATATAGATCATATGCTGCTGCCTACGAAGATAATTATGTTTGGCGTAGGTGTTGGTATTGTTTTTAGAGTCATGCAGGCAGTGATTTATCAGGATATGATGCTTGTAGGCAGTGCTGTTTTAGCAGCTGGATTGGGTTATGGGCTTTTTGGGATGCTTTTTTATGGGGCAAAGCTTTTATTGAAAAAAGAAGGATTAGGTTTTGGGGATGTAAGGCTTATGGGGATGCTGGGTCTTTATTTATCAGTTAATCTTTTGTTTTTTACAATGTTTATAGCTTCTTTACTGGCGTCTTTTTATGGCATTGTGTTATTCTATAGAAAAAAAGCAAGTGAACCTTTTCCATTTGGGCCATTTTTAAATATAGCGGCGCTTCTTGCACTATTTTATGGAGATAGGATTATTGGGTGGTATTTAGGGTTTATAGGCTTTTAA
- a CDS encoding type IV pilus modification PilV family protein has protein sequence MLRKSDNSRGMSYVEVAVCLFIVSISILPISQAFVASVKMREEAESISQSTFYAENLLDEIKQQLEKDLIGVRKIETSYSNKANLYSLNEFFEVAAEDFNKKYPTDQYAYEAAIWNIKDIPEVEEKIVISADVLEKAVKFYTDETYQLGSDDLDKLPTFKLGKEHKNLFTDELFFKQFIPAYTETDARTTQIVDVGLLDLKMETGGVLLESSTSFTQLGQAVQFKKNSITTRVPSSQKGYTYTIEKSDTSLATTGTAIVILDIRSLNLGTLQPAVLKFINHTDFFINLKILMNEEDLGKFDNKIHLIISDNQGKKTTIERITALDREDDYLIAVIIRDKAPRLGLSGKIVKTMMDVYTFESPAY, from the coding sequence ATGTTAAGAAAATCAGATAATAGTAGAGGCATGTCTTATGTAGAAGTAGCAGTATGTTTATTTATAGTTTCTATCAGTATTTTGCCAATATCACAAGCATTTGTAGCTTCAGTTAAAATGAGAGAAGAAGCAGAAAGTATCAGTCAAAGTACCTTTTATGCAGAAAACTTACTAGATGAGATCAAGCAGCAGTTAGAAAAAGATTTAATTGGTGTGAGGAAAATAGAAACCAGCTACTCAAACAAAGCAAATTTATATTCTCTTAATGAGTTTTTTGAAGTTGCAGCAGAAGATTTTAATAAAAAGTATCCTACAGATCAATATGCCTATGAAGCAGCGATATGGAATATAAAAGACATACCAGAGGTTGAGGAGAAAATAGTTATTTCCGCCGATGTATTAGAAAAAGCAGTGAAATTTTATACAGATGAAACTTATCAATTAGGATCGGATGATTTAGATAAACTTCCAACATTCAAGCTGGGGAAAGAACATAAAAACTTATTTACGGATGAATTGTTTTTTAAACAGTTTATTCCTGCGTATACAGAGACGGATGCGCGTACCACTCAGATTGTGGATGTTGGTCTCTTAGACCTTAAAATGGAAACGGGCGGTGTGCTCCTAGAATCAAGTACATCTTTTACACAGTTAGGACAAGCAGTTCAGTTTAAGAAAAACAGTATTACTACACGTGTGCCCTCAAGCCAGAAAGGCTATACCTATACCATTGAAAAGAGTGATACGTCCTTAGCCACAACAGGGACGGCCATAGTTATTTTAGATATAAGATCGCTTAATCTAGGTACACTGCAGCCAGCAGTTCTCAAGTTTATTAATCATACAGATTTTTTTATAAATCTTAAAATATTGATGAACGAAGAGGATCTAGGGAAGTTTGATAATAAAATACATCTTATCATATCGGACAATCAAGGTAAGAAAACAACAATAGAAAGAATTACCGCACTCGATAGAGAAGATGATTACTTAATTGCAGTTATTATTCGTGATAAGGCGCCAAGACTTGGCTTGTCCGGTAAAATTGTTAAAACAATGATGGATGTTTATACTTTTGAAAGTCCAGCGTACTAA
- the pilM gene encoding type IV pilus assembly protein PilM: protein MLGSVIGIEIGNNTIKLIEVIKKGTSLKVERFSLLETPKNCILDGTMHNIEPIYQTIAKEISQKKYKAKKAIILIQGNAIIIRNIVMAKQSEKVIRQLIAIRPEEYLPVDTAQYQIDFKIVREFEEKGEDKQEVVLVAAPNSIVLPMVNLIESLKWVPIQISIPSQALEKVFGQQERMVDAIDADILVIDIGGKSTTVTIIAQGHAVLTRIIEFGVDVIHEAIDSSFISPEEQEMSKDAKKEYDEYLIELIKPQIEYNILSELERVLQFYYSRFENRPISKVYLIGGGANVEGIKTYIQDALNIDTKVFNTFSNVIEGPGLEFEEYRRFFVNILGAIHGI, encoded by the coding sequence ATGCTAGGAAGTGTGATAGGGATAGAAATAGGTAACAATACCATTAAACTGATAGAAGTTATAAAAAAGGGGACTAGCCTTAAAGTAGAACGATTCTCGCTTTTAGAGACACCTAAGAATTGTATACTTGATGGGACTATGCATAATATTGAACCAATTTACCAGACTATTGCCAAGGAAATAAGCCAGAAAAAATATAAAGCTAAAAAGGCTATTATACTCATACAAGGCAATGCGATTATCATTAGAAACATAGTAATGGCTAAACAATCAGAAAAGGTGATCAGACAGCTTATTGCGATCCGACCTGAGGAATACTTGCCGGTGGATACTGCCCAATATCAAATTGATTTTAAAATCGTAAGAGAATTTGAGGAAAAGGGAGAAGATAAACAGGAAGTTGTGCTAGTGGCTGCGCCAAATAGTATTGTGCTGCCGATGGTTAATCTTATTGAGAGTTTAAAGTGGGTGCCGATACAAATCAGTATTCCTTCACAAGCTTTAGAGAAAGTATTTGGGCAGCAGGAACGTATGGTGGATGCTATAGACGCAGATATCCTTGTTATTGATATAGGGGGTAAATCAACAACGGTGACGATCATTGCGCAAGGACATGCTGTACTTACAAGAATTATTGAATTTGGGGTAGATGTCATCCATGAAGCCATTGACAGTTCTTTTATAAGTCCAGAAGAACAAGAAATGTCAAAAGATGCTAAAAAAGAATATGATGAGTATTTGATAGAGTTGATTAAACCACAAATAGAGTATAATATTTTATCTGAACTTGAGCGTGTTTTGCAGTTTTACTATTCCCGCTTTGAAAACAGACCTATTAGTAAGGTTTATTTAATTGGAGGCGGGGCAAATGTAGAGGGGATTAAAACCTACATACAAGATGCACTGAACATAGATACAAAAGTATTTAATACATTTAGTAATGTGATTGAAGGTCCAGGATTAGAATTTGAGGAATACAGAAGATTTTTTGTTAATATTCTGGGGGCTATTCATGGGATTTAG
- a CDS encoding PilW family protein, translated as MKKTPNQKGFTVLEVIVALLLFSLLMGSLWHFFGETYSLYIKFDHKSDLSEQARIITSFIREEIRLADEVTLTVKTVDGSDKKISPPEHPKTSESSDLIEGEFVTIDLNTASGTGTKKGKRQIILRENTSTEKDQGKYRLFYKANFTESLISDKIEQIKVIREKDASIVQFECILAITRDGEIFQEVQNVFSESLQYKIAYEVTP; from the coding sequence ATGAAAAAAACACCTAATCAAAAAGGCTTCACAGTTTTAGAAGTTATCGTAGCCCTTTTATTATTCTCCCTACTGATGGGAAGTCTGTGGCATTTTTTTGGAGAGACTTACAGTCTGTATATCAAGTTTGATCATAAGAGTGATTTAAGTGAACAAGCAAGGATAATAACCAGCTTTATAAGAGAAGAAATAAGGCTGGCAGATGAGGTCACGCTAACAGTTAAGACAGTAGATGGGAGTGATAAAAAGATTAGCCCGCCAGAGCATCCTAAAACCTCTGAATCAAGTGATCTAATTGAGGGAGAGTTTGTCACAATAGATCTTAACACTGCATCTGGTACAGGGACTAAAAAAGGCAAACGTCAGATTATATTAAGAGAAAATACTTCTACTGAAAAAGATCAGGGCAAATACCGTCTGTTTTATAAAGCAAATTTTACTGAGTCACTTATATCAGATAAGATCGAGCAGATAAAAGTGATAAGAGAGAAAGACGCATCTATTGTGCAGTTTGAATGTATACTTGCCATCACAAGAGATGGGGAGATATTCCAAGAGGTTCAAAATGTTTTTAGCGAATCTCTACAATATAAAATAGCATATGAAGTTACACCATAA